The Candidatus Cetobacterium colombiensis genome includes the window TTCAGATATTTTATTTTCTTTAAATAAATTTATAATATTTGGAATATCTGTAGATATTGGGCAATGTATTTTACAAAGTGGTTTTTTACAATTTAAGCAACGATTAGCTTCATTTATTAAGTCTATTTTCAAAATAATCACCTCTTTAAAAAAATGGCTGAGAAAAACTTCTCAGCCTCTTCAAATATTATAATGCTTTTTTAAGAATTTCTCTACTAATTTCTAAAGTTAAATCTTCTGTTTCTGATAAAGATGTTCTATGGTTTATTTCTAAAGCCTTTACTAAATCTTCAATTTTTTCTTCTGTAATTCCATAATCTGAAAGATGAGTTTTAACTCCAAGTTCTTCAAAAAAAGAACGAGTTTTATCAATCGCTTGTTTAATTTTTAAATCATTATTAACTTCTTCAATATTCCAAACACGTTCAGCATATTGGATTAACTTTTCTCTTTTTTTATCTTTTCTAACTTCCCAAATAGCAGGTTGTAAAATGGCAAGAGTTTTACCATGATCTACTCCAAACATAGCTGTAACTTCATGTCCAATCATATGAGTAGTCCAATCTTGTGGAACTCCAGCACCGATTAATCCATTTAATGCCATTGTAGCACACCAAACTAAATTTGCTCTAGCATCATAATTAGTGGGCTCTTCTAATGTAGTTTTTCCTATTTCAATAAGAGTTTTTAAGATTCCTTCTGCAGTTCTATCTTGAAATCTAGCATCTACAGGATAAGTTACATACTGTTCAACGGTATGAATAAAAGTATCGATTATACCATTTGCTACTTGAGTTTTAGGTAATGTAAATGTTAAAGTAGGATCAAGTATAGAAAACTTTGGAAAAGTATGCATACTAAAAACAGGAACTTTTAAATTTTTATGACTAATAACAGCTCCGTTATTCATTTCAGAACCAGTTGCAGGTAATGTAACGACAGTTCCTAAAGGAATAGCACTGTCAACAGGAGCCAAATCAAAATCTGGAGTTAATAAATCTAAACAATCTCCTTCATATTTAGAGGCTAAAGCAATAAATTTAGTTCCATCCATAACAGAACCACCACCAACAGCAAGAAGAAAATCGACATTTTCTTTTTTTGCAATTGCAACAGCTTTCATTAATGTATCATATTGTGGATTAGGTTCAATCCCTCCAAATTCAAAAATTTCCCTACCAGGAAGATTTTCTATAACTTTATCAAGAGTTCCGAATTTTTTTACAGATCCACCTCCGTATGTGATAAGAACTTTAGCGTTTAAAGGCACTAAACTATTTAATTGATCTAATATATCTTTTCCAAAAGCAATATGAGTGGGATTATAAAAATTAAAATTTAACATAAATAAACCTCCTAATTTAAATTAATGAGATTATAAACCTTAGAGTTAAGTCTAAGTCAAGAGTTATTTACAAGAAATTGAGTTATTTTCATACCAAGCAATTTTTGAATCTAATTTTTTTAAATTATTATTTAAGTCTTCAATTTGCTCTAATATTTTTTTTCGATGTTCTAAAAGTATTTGTTTTCTTTCTTCTTTTGTATGATCTCCTTCCAAACTAAGATCAACAATGGTTTTAATATCTTCAATTGTCATTCCAGTTTTTTTTAAGCATTTTATAATTTCAATCCAAAAAATATCATCTTGTGAAAAGGATCGGATACCATTTTTCTTTCTAGCAACATATGGCATTAATCCACATTTGTCATAATATCTCAGTGTATATGAAGAAAGTCCAACTATCTCTGAAACATCTTTAATTGTATACATATTAAAATCTCCTTATATGTGTAAAATTTTCTTAATAATATCAGACCTAAAAATAGTTCCTAGATACTTATTGTTTTCGGTAACATATATTCTTGTAACACCTTTATTCATAAAAATATATGATATTTCCATAAGAGGTGCATCTCTATCGATTGTAATAATTCCTTCAGTTCTATATAAATCTTTTATTATTGTGATTTTTTCATTTACTAAATAATTTTCAAAAGGTTCTCCTATTATAAGAAAGCTTAAATCGTTTAAAATTGTAGTATGTTTAGGCATTCCAAATGAGATTAATTCTCGCTCTGTAATTTCACCTAAAAAATTATTTTGACTATCAACAACAGGAATTCCTGTAACTTGATCAATAATAATTCTTTTAGCAATATCTTCTAAAGTATTGTTTTCTTTGGCTGGAATAATTGATGTACTTAATAAATCTTCGGCGGTAATCGTATGATTTATTTCAATATTTGCTTTGGTTAAAATTTCTAAAGTTTTTTCAGATGATTTATAAGTTAAGATTTCTTTTAAAATATCTCTATTTTTTAAGCATAATCTAGATATACCTGACATAATTTTAAGAATATTTTTATTTTTTAAAACATCTGCAATAATTAAAACAATAAATTCTACTATCTCTTCTTCACCTGTTGGAGATGTCATAGTAATTTTTTTTTCAGGAAAAGCCATAGCTATTATAATATCATCAAAATATTCTAATCTAGCATGAGGAATAGCAACACCATGACCAATATATGTAGAAGCTTCATTTTCTCTTTTTAAAATAGCTTTCTTCATAATTTCTTTTTCCATTTTAACCTGTTTATTTGTTTTTGCAAGTTCTGTAAGTAAATTTGTAATAAGCTCTTCAAAAGTTTCACCTTTTAAATTACTAATAATCTTTTCTTTTGAAAGATAACTGGACAATTTCATAGTTTGTCCCCTCCTTAACATTATTTAGTATATGTAAACCTAAATCAATTATATACCTTTTTTTGTTAAATTAAAATAAAAAAGTAGCTAAGAATTTTCTTAGCTACTTGAAATTACATTGTAATTTGATATTGTTTAATTTTCTCGTTTAATTTTTCAAGATCAACAGCTGGAATTGTTTTATCATTTCCATTTAATAATAAAGTAATTTCGCTATTTCCTTTAACTTTTGAGTATCTAGAAAAAAGATTTAAAGAAAATTCAATTTCATCTTGAGAAAGATCTCCAAATCCAACCATATGAGGACCAGGAACTTCTTTTCCTCTGATGAATAAAGAACCATAAGTTTTAAACTCATCTATTTTTAGATTATCATCTTGTTCTCTTCCAACAATTAAATATTTTCCTTTTTCAAATCTAAAGAATCTACCAATTTTTAATAAATGGAAAAGATTTGAATTTTCATCTTCTAAAAGTCCATCTTCTTCTAAAATTCTTAATCTTTTAGAATAAGCAGGGTCTGTAAGTAAACATCCACCACCAGGAGTAGGGTAATCAACAATTCCGAATTTTTCCATTAACTCCATCTGTGTTTTTCTACTTCTACCTTGTATATCTAATAATTTACTTCTGTCAATCCAACCTAATTTTTCAGGCTCACTTTCAGGTAAAAGTTTAGCGGAAAGTGGTCTAACAATAAGGTTTTCAAGTCCAGGAGAAAGAGCTTTAACTTTTTCAAGTGCTTGATAGTTTTGAGACATAGGTCTTTGACCTAGAACTTCTCCAGAAATAATGAAAGAAGCACCAAACTTTTCCATAAGATCTCCAGCTGTTTTAAACATTAATGCATGACAATCGATACAAGGATTCATATTTTTTCCACGTCCATGAACTGGAGATTTTAAAATTTCAGTGTGAACGCTACTAAAATTAACATATTCAAGTTGAACTCCAAGTTGTTTAGCCATATTTTCAGCTTTTTCATTTTTTCCACCAAAGAAATGAGATACAAAGTTAAGTGCTATAACCTCAATTCCTTGATCTTTTACTATTTTTATTGCTAGAGCACTATCAAGTCCTCCAGAAAAAAGTGCTAATGCTTTCATTTATTAACCTCCATAATTTATTCGTGGTCAATATCTAAAAAAGTATTTTGTTTTAAATCGTTTTTCCCATCATATAGGAAGTTGATATTTTTTGGAACAGAAGTAAATACATTTCTGCTAATAGGAATCCATTTAGCTTCTTTTATATTAATCGCACCACTTAAGAAGTCAAGAATTCTTTGTGCATCTTTTCCATTTACATTTTCTAGATTTAGTGTAACCACTTTATCATTTTTTATATAATCTGCAATTTTTCTACACTCTGCAAAACTCTTTGGATTGACAAAAATTGTTTGACAATCCTCTTGAGTAGTGTTGTTTATAGGTGTTTTGATTTCAGCTTTAGGTAAAGAGTTGCTGAAAGGAGGAACAGTTTCCTCTTTAATATTGTTATTTAATCCAAACTTAGGAGAAGGAGATGTCTCTACTTCTTCTTGATACTCTTCTTCGTAAGATTCTTCCTCTGGATCAAAGGTAAGTCCAACACTATCAGTAAAATCTTTAAAAGCATTTTTAAACTTAGTAATTTTCATCGATACCTCCGTAGTTATTCAAATATTTTACTACCTACTCTTATGAAGGTAGCTCCCTCTTCTAGAGCGATTTTGTAATCATTACTCATACCCATAGATAGCTCAGTTAAAGAGTTATTAAAATAAAGAGTATTTAATTCATTTTTCAATTTTCTAAGTTCTTTAAAACCATTTCTTATTAACTCCTCATTTTCAGTATAAGGAGCCATAGTCATAAGTCCTTTTATACGAATATTTTCTAAAGTTAAAAGAGTGGGAATATCAGTTAGAAAATCTTGATAATTATATCCTTCTTTACTTTCCTCTTGAAAGAGATTTATTTCAATTAGAACGTCAATAATTCTATTATTTTCTTTTGCTCTTTTGTTAATTTCTAAAGCTAAAGAAAGTTTATTAACTGAATGAATCATATCTATAAAATTTGCAATATATTTTACTTTGTTTTTTTGAAGATTTCCAATAAAATGCCATTTATGTTTAATTGGAAAATCCCAAAGTTCTTCATGCTTTTTTGTTAACACTTGAACTTTATTTTCTCCTAAAATATAAGCTCCGCCTTGGAGAACCTCTTTTATTATTTCGGTATCAACATATTTAGTAACAGCGATAAGGTTTACTCTTTCAGGAGTAGGCGAATGTTTTTTTATATCTAATAAGATTTCATTAATATTTTCTGAAATTCTCATGATTTCCTCCTAAATGAATCAAATAAATTTATCAAAAACATCATTAGCCATTAATACACCTTTTTGTGAAAGAATGTATCTAGAATCTTTTTTTAGTAAAAATCCCTTTTCTAGAAGATTTTCACAAAGATTGATATATTTACCTTTTGGAGTAATACCATCAGGAATAATTCTTAGACCAAGGATGTATTCGTAGATTTCCTTTTCTTCTGTATCAACAAATTCTTCTTCGAGAATTGGTTTTAGATTATCAGATATTTTATCATAGTATTCAGAAATACTTAAGACATTTTTGTATCTAATATTATTATAATAACCAGAAGCACCTATTCCAATTCCTAAATACTCTTCATTTTTCCAATATTTAGTATTATGAATAGCCCTTTTTCCAGGAAGACAAAAATTTGAAATTTCATAATGAATATAACCATGTTTTTTAGCTTCTTCAATAATTAGTTCATACATAGAAGCTTCTAAATCATTATCAGTTTCTTTATAGATTCCAGCTTCAAGTTTACTAAAAAAGTCAG containing:
- a CDS encoding YggS family pyridoxal phosphate-dependent enzyme, with protein sequence MRISENINEILLDIKKHSPTPERVNLIAVTKYVDTEIIKEVLQGGAYILGENKVQVLTKKHEELWDFPIKHKWHFIGNLQKNKVKYIANFIDMIHSVNKLSLALEINKRAKENNRIIDVLIEINLFQEESKEGYNYQDFLTDIPTLLTLENIRIKGLMTMAPYTENEELIRNGFKELRKLKNELNTLYFNNSLTELSMGMSNDYKIALEEGATFIRVGSKIFE
- a CDS encoding iron-containing alcohol dehydrogenase, which encodes MLNFNFYNPTHIAFGKDILDQLNSLVPLNAKVLITYGGGSVKKFGTLDKVIENLPGREIFEFGGIEPNPQYDTLMKAVAIAKKENVDFLLAVGGGSVMDGTKFIALASKYEGDCLDLLTPDFDLAPVDSAIPLGTVVTLPATGSEMNNGAVISHKNLKVPVFSMHTFPKFSILDPTLTFTLPKTQVANGIIDTFIHTVEQYVTYPVDARFQDRTAEGILKTLIEIGKTTLEEPTNYDARANLVWCATMALNGLIGAGVPQDWTTHMIGHEVTAMFGVDHGKTLAILQPAIWEVRKDKKREKLIQYAERVWNIEEVNNDLKIKQAIDKTRSFFEELGVKTHLSDYGITEEKIEDLVKALEINHRTSLSETEDLTLEISREILKKAL
- a CDS encoding 7-cyano-7-deazaguanine synthase encodes the protein MKALALFSGGLDSALAIKIVKDQGIEVIALNFVSHFFGGKNEKAENMAKQLGVQLEYVNFSSVHTEILKSPVHGRGKNMNPCIDCHALMFKTAGDLMEKFGASFIISGEVLGQRPMSQNYQALEKVKALSPGLENLIVRPLSAKLLPESEPEKLGWIDRSKLLDIQGRSRKTQMELMEKFGIVDYPTPGGGCLLTDPAYSKRLRILEEDGLLEDENSNLFHLLKIGRFFRFEKGKYLIVGREQDDNLKIDEFKTYGSLFIRGKEVPGPHMVGFGDLSQDEIEFSLNLFSRYSKVKGNSEITLLLNGNDKTIPAVDLEKLNEKIKQYQITM
- a CDS encoding cell division protein SepF encodes the protein MKITKFKNAFKDFTDSVGLTFDPEEESYEEEYQEEVETSPSPKFGLNNNIKEETVPPFSNSLPKAEIKTPINNTTQEDCQTIFVNPKSFAECRKIADYIKNDKVVTLNLENVNGKDAQRILDFLSGAINIKEAKWIPISRNVFTSVPKNINFLYDGKNDLKQNTFLDIDHE
- a CDS encoding PTS sugar transporter subunit IIA; this translates as MKLSSYLSKEKIISNLKGETFEELITNLLTELAKTNKQVKMEKEIMKKAILKRENEASTYIGHGVAIPHARLEYFDDIIIAMAFPEKKITMTSPTGEEEIVEFIVLIIADVLKNKNILKIMSGISRLCLKNRDILKEILTYKSSEKTLEILTKANIEINHTITAEDLLSTSIIPAKENNTLEDIAKRIIIDQVTGIPVVDSQNNFLGEITERELISFGMPKHTTILNDLSFLIIGEPFENYLVNEKITIIKDLYRTEGIITIDRDAPLMEISYIFMNKGVTRIYVTENNKYLGTIFRSDIIKKILHI
- a CDS encoding MerR family transcriptional regulator — its product is MYTIKDVSEIVGLSSYTLRYYDKCGLMPYVARKKNGIRSFSQDDIFWIEIIKCLKKTGMTIEDIKTIVDLSLEGDHTKEERKQILLEHRKKILEQIEDLNNNLKKLDSKIAWYENNSISCK